From one Butyricimonas faecihominis genomic stretch:
- a CDS encoding DUF4272 domain-containing protein has translation MDNECVYFYCVTGDSGQVAIELNRMLDCFIHSREFDGNRWKYVLNDRSEVKCQLLDKEREPEEVSKHTSELVSYFERVPTQKEEVKSSLLFQIKVFTTVLKVEYKRGDRNRENMMCDVLFHMADKLQGLLLFPDMSFYSGKRELVFNDEGKSDLVTYGPMINTDFFMKKFFMTDDSENKERRVRTMKRLKDEKVAFENLEPMEVDYTRYGIRIEESVIGRIMAIVSTGSHAFCALNFGEEGVETWWKQIHDMEEDGFEPLKNCVQEEKDYLFSKNNEENDHLRFFWQFEECNVFMWSLGLIKNMSFPSEHCEVVKMLEVMDLFYATSSKIDWETGFPNRKGRREIMDEADVTLHYLLACVEAMDKNKKMPRNIDTDIAMHRNHAFNWLLGIQPEWDVI, from the coding sequence ATGGATAATGAATGCGTGTATTTTTATTGTGTGACTGGAGATTCAGGGCAAGTAGCCATTGAATTAAATCGAATGCTTGATTGTTTTATACATTCACGAGAATTTGATGGGAATCGTTGGAAATACGTGTTGAATGATCGAAGCGAGGTGAAGTGTCAATTGCTTGACAAAGAGCGTGAACCCGAGGAGGTGAGCAAACATACGTCTGAATTGGTGTCTTATTTTGAGCGTGTCCCGACTCAAAAAGAGGAGGTGAAAAGTTCTTTGCTTTTTCAAATCAAGGTGTTTACCACGGTATTGAAAGTTGAATATAAGCGTGGCGACAGGAATCGGGAGAACATGATGTGTGATGTATTATTCCATATGGCAGATAAATTACAAGGACTTTTGCTTTTCCCGGACATGAGTTTTTACTCGGGAAAACGGGAATTAGTATTTAATGACGAGGGGAAGAGCGACCTTGTCACGTATGGTCCTATGATTAATACAGATTTCTTTATGAAGAAATTTTTCATGACGGATGATAGCGAGAACAAAGAACGTCGGGTTCGTACGATGAAACGCTTGAAGGATGAGAAGGTGGCTTTTGAAAATTTAGAACCGATGGAAGTAGATTACACGCGATACGGAATTAGAATAGAAGAGAGCGTGATCGGTCGAATTATGGCCATTGTTTCAACCGGTTCTCATGCGTTCTGTGCATTGAATTTCGGTGAGGAAGGTGTGGAAACGTGGTGGAAGCAGATTCACGATATGGAAGAGGATGGATTCGAACCTCTTAAAAATTGTGTACAGGAGGAAAAGGATTATTTATTTTCGAAGAATAATGAGGAGAATGATCATCTACGTTTTTTTTGGCAATTTGAGGAATGTAATGTTTTCATGTGGAGTTTGGGATTGATCAAGAATATGTCATTTCCTTCCGAGCATTGCGAGGTGGTAAAAATGCTGGAAGTAATGGATCTGTTTTATGCGACTTCGTCTAAAATTGATTGGGAAACGGGTTTTCCTAACCGGAAGGGGCGAAGGGAGATCATGGATGAAGCTGATGTGACATTGCATTATCTTTTGGCGTGTGTAGAAGCTATGGATAAGAACAAGAAAATGCCTCGAAATATTGATACCGATATTGCAATGCACCGAAATCATGCTTTTAATTGGTTGTTAGGAATTCAACCAGAGTGGGACGTGATTTGA